ATACAAATCTACCAAAAATCATTGCAGAgtcagcagaaaaggagaaaactacAATCAGCATTATTAGCAATTGAATTAAAGCCCTCACATCTATATTCAGACCTAAGAATGACCCCAAGatctacaggaagaaaaagatcacGGTCCAAATGACTGCTTAAGCCAGATGCACATCTCCAgaataagcaggaaaaaaccacataactgcaaagagaacagaagaacaGAGATTCTTACAGGATACATATAATACAACCCTACAGGAGGAGCATCATTACCGAACATGAAATACAAACGTCAACTTGAGTGCATAGGATCTAATACCAAACATAGCACAGTGGGGGAATAtgctgtgagaaaaagaaacgTTTGCTCACCTGGCATAAACTAGAAGGCAATTGTACACTTTATAAAGACAGTCACTGAATGGTCAACAAGTCTAAGCAGACTGGTCCGTCAGTCTAAGGGCTGTAACATTAAAGCTGCGTACAGGTGAGCCTGCCCGCAGAACACCAACAGAACAACAGGATTATTCGGTGCTTCACAAGGAAAGTTCAACTAATTTAACTAACGTGCACCGGGCAAGCAGGTCTTGAATGTGCTCTCTCatctgtaatataaaataaaagccttgCTGGTTTCGTAATGGCACcttaaatgaaattcaaaaacAACAAGCATTTAGCTTAGTGCACTGTTTGTTCTACCTGCACCAAAACGTAGGATTGGCAACAGCCTCCTCTTAGAGACATACTCCATTTCTCTCAGGAGCCCTTCCTATGCCCCGCTGCCAGAGCATGCTAAGTACTTTCAAAATCAGACAAGGGCACATTGTGTGCACATTGGGGTACATTTAAATTCCAGCTGGAAGAATTCCAACAACTCTGAGGACACAGGTTGTACCAATTACTAGTTACAGCTGCAGTTAAAAATTATGCCATGAATGAAAGCACCCTAACGTAAAAGGACTAAAATGTTAACCATCTAAGGGAGCAGGCTCATTCTTGGTTCAGTGTCACACGCCAGCCCTGCAGATGCAATACTTGCTGCCTCGCAAAGCTATGCTTATCAAAAAGAAAGTACTGACAGCTGATGCTTTCATAATTTGCATAGCTTGTGTCAAAGACCAACTATACAGTTAACCCTTTCCGATGCTGTTCTTACTGTGCAGCAGAGAAGACTATAGGCAGCACCACGATATACCTAGCACAGCTCAGTCAGCAGTAAGCTTCATGAAAATTTAATATGGCTTTACAGGAAGCCAAgctcaatgtttttctttctgtttggaTATACTTATGCTGTCTGCAGACACGTAACGCAACAGAAATTTCTTTGAATACTCCTACTGCTTGAATAAATCTCTTGCCTACGGACTTAACTTGAAAGCGTCATCTTAGAAGTAGTAGAATTTTTAAGGTATCAAGATGTGAACCTAAACTTTGACTCTACACATCATTAACACATGTACTTTAAAGCAACCTCATTCTGAAGCTTTAGTAATAGATCTATTATTGCCAGATCCACATACTGAGCAGGCTCTTTTCACTGCTTCAGGAGTACTTACGCTTCCACCAGTCTACGTTCAAAGCTGTAGTACTGGAGGAGCCTCAGTACTTTGAAGTGCTGAATGTTGACATACATATGCAGATCACAGtaaaactagtatttttaaagctgagctttcaaaaaaaaaaaaaacagtggggAAAGAAATTGGTCGAAAAAGCTACACAGTCAAGTGTGATGTTTTTCTCATATATAATGCTATATTATGGATCAGAAGACAAAGATTTGGAAGTTATATCAGTTTTGCCGCATTGTAAAGGCTCATAGTTGAGCAGGAGATACCACAATGCACAGCAAGTCTGAAGCTCAGTTCTATCCATAGCTAGCCCCTTTAGTTGGCAagtaatgattttcttttccttcagagcaACAGTAGCAGTTCTCGTAACTGAAGTGACCAAGTTGGGTAGGCATTTTATGAAACACTCACAGAACAAAGTATGCAGGAGATAAGGAACAGAAAGTTTTTGAGTTTTACTCCAGCACTTTAACAAGTGTAAATAAAGTGGTAAGGAATTTCTCTCAAGTGTAACTAACCACTGTGCTGTATACAAATGACATTAGTGTGGTGCTTAAGTGAATCACATCTCCACATCATTCATTAACTTTGAATACACATATAAGTATGGGCTTCTCACTTCTCAACCAACCTTTTAAGTTTGGGAAAAAAGATCTACATACCTTTTGTTGAATCCCATCTTAATGATTTCTAAAGTGAAAGTCTTGcatctgaagaaagcaaaaggcgAGCAACCTTTCTGTAGAGTGGTTAACCTGCTCTTAAGGCTATGGGACACTTGTCCCAGAAACTCTTATTGAGCAGGGAATCCATCAGGGAAGAACTGAGAACTTGTGAGCAAGTAGGTCAGAATGGACATTTAGGTTTGCTATATCCTTCATCAGGACGCCAAGTAAACTTTAATCCTCTGGATTTATTCAAGTCATCTTTGGTGGATGTTATCTCTGTACCTTTTCCTCATATCCTGGAATTATTGGCCCTGGAGTTATTTCCACATGGactgattttaaaaggtttaaagTGACATGTACATCATTGTGTTTCCCTAAACTTCCCAAGCATTTATATACGAGGTCTTCATTAATCCAGGTCTGTACCAAGTGTTCCCTAGCATTGGGGTGCCACTGATGTTCTTAAGCCTTTATAGTACCTATTTCATTTCTACTGTGAGACAAAAATAGTTTAACTGATCCTATGTAATCACGACAAGAGATTAATTAAAATGCCAAGATAGGAAACAATTTATtatagagagaagaaaaatttctcaTCCAAAATATAGAAATCTGTACAACTTTGCCACAATCAATATACATGAACTGTACAAATTTACACCAGTTCATAATTTACCAAATAAAAGATGACTAACAAAGTTCACAAAATAGATGGTGGTTTGTGGAAAAGACTTTTACCCAATTAAGAACAAGGAAATTACAAACCAGACCTccactttctaaaaataagaagtTTACTCAGTCTTAGAAAACTACAAGCTAGCAAATGTACAGATAGCTGGCTGGTGCTAACACCACAGTTCAGACAGTGTCTTTATATGGTCTTTTTAAAGCCTGTTGCCATGGCAGATTCTGATCACTTGCTACTTTTGAGGCCAATGTAAAGATCTGACCATTTCCCCAGGTCATACTTACTAGTTTATCTTATGTACATTTATACATATTTGTAAGTGCTAGgtaaaagtctgaaaaataaaatttccagtACTATGGTGTTCATAACAATAAGTCTTGTTACTGAGCTGCCAAAAATGCTAACAATTAATAAATGTAATAGTGCAAATTTACTCTGCAAGACCTACTGCAGAGAATCACTTTATAAATACAGATTGGGGTTGAAAATTGGTGTAGAAATTAAGTAAGATGTCTTGGAGAAACTGACCCTTCCTAGATCTTCTTCACTCCCTAGCAAGTTGCAATCATTTTGACTCACAGGCTATTAAATCACTGAAAGGTACTGTCCAAACTATGGCACTGTCACTTTAAAGTATACCACTCTAACGTGTGCCAGATCTTCACAGCTGTGACATGGTTTAAATTCCATAATCCATCCCCAGAGGTGCCCACCCAAAGTAAAAACCAAATTTATCCATCCATTTTAAGGTGATCCATCCACAGACTATATCTTAACCTGATACAGTCATCATATTGTAGCTTTTGGAAGGGCTAGTTCTGCCCAAGAGAAGTTCCTCCTTACAGCTTATTCTGCTGTCTACCATTTGCATGTTGGTGTTATTTTGGCTACCTCCTGCTGGTGCAGCTTCGTACAGCACACAGATTGAGCCATCCTCTCCAATACGATAGGACACTTCATACGGGTCAACCCATAGAGTGAGTTCGCTTGGAAGAAGCTGGAACAGTTCCTGACTGCTCAATCCAATCCGCTGTGCTGCCTGTCCAATGAGAGGATCCATTTTATGGTTGATCCGGATACATCGGTAACCTGATCCCTTGCATGGCTTTTCTGGGAACCAGTGGTGTTTATAAtgttctataaaataaaaaaaaagattatccTCCTTAATTCTGCATTCAAAAAGATGTACAGTGATCATTGTTCTCTTGCAAATTTCGTACCTCAAGACGTTGAAAAGCTTATTATTTAGCATCAAGTGACCTGAAAAATCATTATAGCCTTTATTTTTGCTGATGATTTACATAAGTGCAGCGTCCCTTGGGAAGTACTCATGTACAAAGTTACTGTTTCATGCTACCGTATACAGAGAACAATGTTTGCCATCTGAAAGGAGTGAAATGCAACTTCCTGGCATTCAtagaaacaaatacaaaaatacagaagtgattACATACATAGCAGAACAACTCAAGGGCTTCAAAACTCCATGAACCacgaaggaaaaaaagcacctttCCAGCACCCTCTTGAGATTACACACACCCATGCTTAGTTCCTCACATTCTAGGAACACCCAAAAATAACTagggaaggagctgggcagCATTTAGGCACTGACTCAAGCTGTATTTCACCACTGCTCTTTCCAGCCTGTTTTCCAGGGCGAGATACCCATGGCTTCACTTACCTTCGGAGTTTTATCCCACCCAAACCCTATCGGTCTGAGGCTACTTGTAGCCACCATCAAGCACACTGGGAGACAGGCTCGGGATTACAAAACCCACAGGGCAGTGAAGAAACCCTCGGTATTTCATCCTAACCGGGGGTTGTCGGGCGGTTACGCTTTCAGAAGCGAGGGGAACTAAGAATTATCGTCCACCGCTGAATTTTACTTGACCAAAAAGCAACTCCGAAGcatttttcctcctggaaaCCGGGCGGTTTGAGCCCTTGGAGCAGAGCCCAAGTCCGGGCTGCTCCGAAAGCTTTGTCTAGGGAGCCAAGGCGGGGCTGCCTACGCGACGCCCGAGCCCCTTTTGTCTACAGCCCGCTCCTGCCGCCCCCACCCGCCGGGCGCCGGCTGGGCGCTGGGGGTCCCCGGCAGGGACGAGACACGGCACCCCGctcgcccccccgcccccccccccccgctcttGCCCCGGCCTCTCGGAGGGGCcgctcttcccctttccccccccgcTCCGGCCGCCCGCGGGGCGCGGCGCTGCCGCGGCCGGAGGTgccgcccgcagccccgggcTGGCTGCCCCGcggcggaggggggggaagCGGCTCCCGCCGCGCCCGCGCCGCCCTcacctgccagcagctcctgcaggctCTGGCTGAAGGTCTGCAGCTGCCGCTCGTTCATCAGCCCCTTGGTCCGCAAGAACTTGGAGATGAAGCCCACGGCCGCGGCGATCTCGCGTATCATGCTGGCCCGGGTGTACAGGGCGGGATGCATGGAGGCGGCGGCGGACGGCAGCCAGCTCTCCGGGGCGGCCGGCGCTGGGACGGGACGGGGCGCGGGGCGAGCGGCGCGGACTGGGACGGGCGCGGGGGCGGCTCGGCTCTAACTGGGAGAGGAGCGGGCGGCGGAGCCCAGATCACATCCCGGGGGCGGCAGCCTCCGCCTCCTCTTCCTGAGGCAggggggcggcggcagcagcggcggccGCGGCAGCGCACCCCGCATCTCCTGCTGCGAGGGGCGAAGGGAGCTGCCTGCCGGTCGCCGCTTCTTATAGCCGCCATGGGGCGGAAGTGGCGTCAGGGCGCCGAGGGCGCGTCGCGGCCAATCGAGCGATCACACCATTGTGACGGCGagcggaggggcggggcgggcgaaCGGGAGGGTGACGTAATCGACTGTAAACAAATAGAGCTGGGACGTGCGGAGGTGCGCGGGGTTCGGTGTGGGGGGCTGTGTGCCGCGCAGGTGCTTTCGCGTGCGCGGAGGGGGAGCGCGCCCGCGCTGCGGCGGCGGTGGGTTCCGGCCCGAGGAGCCGTACGGGCAGCGCTGCGCGGCGCGGAAGCGAGCGGGGAGGGCGCCTGTGCGGTGCTTCCCCGCGCAGGTCCCACCCGAGGGAGCGCGGCGCGGAGCGATCCGCGTACCGGGGTGGGCAAGGTGGGAGTGCGGAGCGCGGAGCTGACCAGAGGCACGGCCGCGCGGAGGGCGGTCTGCTTCCGCGGGGCGCGTAACCGGGCGAGGCTGCCGTGTTCGACGGCTGTATGGGCACGGCAGCGCGCTGCGGTTTGGGAGCCGCTCGGCGGCCGTGCGCTGTATCTGGGGAGAGCAGGGCCACGTcagcggcgggggcgggcgggaggcaggcaggcagggagggaggcggCCCGGGCGGGGGGGAAGCGAGAGCGCGCAGGCGGCCAACTGCTCTCCCCGCTCCGTCGGTGCGCCCTGCCCGGCGGCTCGGCAGCCGGCGGCTGGTTCGGTGCGCGGGGCCGTGCGCGTCCATGGCTTCCCAGGTAAAGCCAGGGGTGCTCAACGATCAGGATGTATTTATCCCCGTGCCCACCGGAGGTGACGTGGCTTTTCCCCTTTTGCCTTCCCTCGGAGCCCCAGTGGGAGCGCTCCTGTACCCAGCACCCCGGGGGTCCCAAGCATGGCTTTGTCCTCACTTTTATTTACCGTGGCCTTAAGACCACGTTCACATCGGGGTCTCTCGGTAGGGTCCTCCAGGCAGAGCGGAAGCCCTGCCTCTGGGCGACTGGTGGGCCACCAAGCCCATGGgggcaagcaaagcaaagggcACGCTGGTGAGCAGGGTGTCTGCTCGCAGGCCGCTCGCCAAATCTCAGCCTTGGTTCTTTGAGGACACCCCAGAAATACAACTTTTAGTCTTCCACACACCTCATGCATGCTGCTCAACAGCATGTTGTCCCTTGTGACTGTACAATTATGTCAGCGTTTCTATCGCTTTGAAAGGGCAAAAAGTATGGGTGGACAGGAGGACTGATATGTGTTACTCGGCTAGTGATGGCCAAGAAGAGTGTAAAGTCTCAAGCCTCCTGATGCCATGTGTCTTCCTTTTTGCAAAACCAAAGGGGAgatgaaagaagcagcaaagtccttttttttccctcttttttttttttttttttttgttgaaaacacAAAGTGTAGCTTCTTTGATAGAAAACTCATTCTTCCCCTAGGGTATATGCCCTGTTCCTATGCAAAGCTGCAAATGAAATACAGCCTGATAGTTATATGTACAGTTCTTCCAGCCAAAAATCAGAAATCAGGCCATTAAAGGCACAATAATTAAATCCTGagatttttcagtaaaaataattcagtaatgaaatatataaaaatacatgtgtgaaataatttgaataaaagATGAAAGTACAccatttttgtttggtgttaaGAGATGTACCTGAATAATGCTTTTGGTCTTTTCTCTACACCCAGGATCTGTTCTATCTTAAATTCAGCCTCAAGGGACTCTCTTTGACTCTCTATACGCAAGGGAgatctgcaaaacattttcaaaagataatCCTGAGAGCTTAAACGCACAGTTTTATTGCATATGAAAAACGTTGGTGTGGGTTTTAGAGCACAGTCACATCTATTTTCCCCCCACTAACCTCTGAATATTACATTAGTGATGATGAGCTGTCCCTCTGTCCTGTGAGAAGGGaggagctgccagcccagcccctctTGCTGCTCCATAAGCACCAGccatcctttcttctctttcagatcTGGAGCAGCAGATGCTTCTCTCCCCCTTCACAAGGTCCATCATCCAATATTAGGTTTCTTGTGCaaaatcaacattattctcagcACAATTACACCAAATTAACTACTGGAAAtactacaacaacaacaacaaaagagtATAATGTTTGCCACCATTGCTTGGACCTGAGCTTTATCTGGGCCAGTTTCTCATGTCTCCTACTTAGTTCCAGCCAGAATCCAATGCTCAGAAGGAGTTTCAGAAACTCCCAAGTAGGTAAGTGGTCTTATGTAGTAGCACGCCAAAGCATGAGGTTTAATGAGCTCTCCTCAGCTTGCTACAGCAGTAAGTGTTACAGACAGCAAGGATGTTCAGTTTAGATTTGAATGACCCCCCCCTTGAATTGTAATGTTAAGAACGTGACGTGGCAGCATGCACTTCATGTCACACTGTGCCAAAGgggaagaaatttaaaagattttttaattttatttttttctaaaaaagctTGCTAGATCATCAAAGGGTTTCCCCCAAATCTCCCATAAAGTCAA
This sequence is a window from Balearica regulorum gibbericeps isolate bBalReg1 chromosome 1, bBalReg1.pri, whole genome shotgun sequence. Protein-coding genes within it:
- the BTG1 gene encoding protein BTG1 is translated as MHPALYTRASMIREIAAAVGFISKFLRTKGLMNERQLQTFSQSLQELLAEHYKHHWFPEKPCKGSGYRCIRINHKMDPLIGQAAQRIGLSSQELFQLLPSELTLWVDPYEVSYRIGEDGSICVLYEAAPAGGSQNNTNMQMVDSRISCKEELLLGRTSPSKSYNMMTVSG